ATTTTCCAACTACATATAAACCATAAATCTGTGTAAGGTGAAGTTTAGATCAGATAATTCACCAGTGTATAATGCTGACTATTTCAGCTTTCTAGTAAGAGCATACGGattcaagaaaacaaacaaaagactgCGAATATTGCTCTGCTGCTTTGGAGGGTTTATTCAAATGATTGTTTGCTTTTCATGTTAGAGGTTTTCAATACCAGGAATCCATGATGCGCCTCACGCTCATGAAGTTCATGTTGCCGTAGTCCCTGAAGCTGCGGTACTCTCCGGGCCTGAAGTACCACATCCTGCCTCTGTAGTGAGGATGCTCATACATGAGCCAGTGGCCATCCATCACGTGGCACGAGTGGCATCCACTGGACCAGTGGTAGCGATCCATGACGGAGTCGCAGTCGTCGCTTAGCTCCATCATCTGACCCATGAAGTTGTCCCTCTCATAGATCCTCATTCTGTAGGGGCCCCTGTACTGTTTTGAGGAAGATACAAGCCATTTGAAAATGAACATAGGAAAACATTTATGCATAGCTAACTGAGGCAGTTATTGTAGTTCGTTAGCATGCTATGAGATGATCAGCATACCATGGGGATCATGCGGCAGGACCTGATGCAGTTGTTGCCCCAGCCCCACATGTTCATGTAGTCGGGGTACTCGCCCCTCCTGATGAAGTACTGGTTTCCCATGAAGTTGGGGCGATCGTACACCATCCAGCAGCCGCTCTCCACCCTGCAGGAGTGGCAGCGGCTCAGGTAGGAGAATATATCGGAACAGTCACTGCTGCACTCATAGGAGCGGCCCATGAAGTTCCTGTCCTCGTAGAAGATGACCTGTTTGGGCAAAAAAAGACCATATTAGGCATACAGTATAGTACATTAAAAGAATGAGTTAAGCAAAGATGATGGACAACACAGTAGAATCAATTATCAAAACCATTGCCATCATGTCTGGTCCTTACCCTGCCCATGATTTCGATGTGGGTTCTAAACCGATGCTTCGATTGTCAAAGTCGTTTCCGACTGGTGAGCTGACACTGTACTGGGTATAACCCCTTGCATTTATACCTGACACTAAACCCAAAAATCATGTGCCACCTATTGTATAAACTGCTAACCAAGCAACATAGCACAGATACCTAAAAAGAGCTGAAGGGCTTTCCATTTGATTCAGCATCCAGAAGAATTTAGAATTAGAGCTACAGTGAAAACAATGCAGCAGTACtgtattcttttattcttcacATGCTGGATTAGCGTATCTGTTGTGCTCTGAATGACCTTTGGCCGTGGCTCAGTAATATGCTTTTTTATCTCATCCAGTGTTGACAGCATAAATGCTTCTGCTTTTGCACAGTTATAACCAacggatttatttatttaactgccAGAAATTTTCCCCTGCTTTTGTTCCATGCACCTTacactaaatgcaaatttcaaacaaacaatGCAAATGAACCGTGTTAGGATTAGTTTGCGGAAAGAACTGTCAAGATTTCCTTCAACCCAGAACATTTCTTCCAACAAAAATACCTGCAGCTGTCGAAGGTTATTGTTATCCTAAAACTTGCATGTTCAGAAGTTTTATGCTTATTTTTCAAGTTAACCTTCATAACACCCAAGACAGTTGTATAAGATACACAACATCAGTGTTACAAATGGAAATTTGATTACCACTTTAGTTCGCGGGaattaaaaatcattcatttggctgaaatactgatttattaattaaatgtatttgaatgGTGTTTAGTAATAGTTTTAAGTCATATGGAGCAGTCAAAGAGCATTCAATTGCATGCTCCGAAGTAACTACACCCCCTAAAAGGAAAAAGTAGAAAATTTCTTCATATACCTTCCAGGGGTGTaacgcaatgccactatctgtgtTTGTTCAGTGTTCTaactatttgtatttttatctgtGCTGGATTTCAACCATAAGCTTTTTTTATGTGGACCCTAATCACCATGTCCTGGAAATACTTGGGgggataaaaatgaaaaaacaaagctTCTGAAAAATAGCAATTTTTCACGAAAACCTTTTTTCAACTCCTGAACTAGATTTTTCTGGCAAACTTTCATCTTCTATCTAATGAGACTGAATAAGAACGCTTactatgtttcaaaacaacaatttCGTCTTCAAATCAGGGAACGGTTGTTAATAGTTGACAACAATAGTCatgtaataatatttgatcagatttaccttacttttgggtttgttacattccagtacgattaaatttttttttctggacatGCTAGCAGACTCTACTACGAAGCTGGGATGCAGTGCTGCTGCTagtcaaaatggggtccttTAAGCAGCATTTGATTCTAAtgcttaaaatatgattttgtgtttttttttttaagaaaaaaatattggagAATATTCATTTAGGAACAACAAACAACATGCGCAGACCCCAGCAGAGATATGCTGTCCTTTTCACAGGGCATTGTCTGCGTGGTCTATATGGAGAAGCGGCTCTCTAAATAAttcagaaatgcgtgcgcactaCTGTTTACCATGCAAAGACtggaaaagggaagaaaaatttGTCTCCCTTGTCCCTTGAACTTTTTGGGCTAGATTCAAATcgttttgtgtgatttttgagTGGTAGTTGGGGTGGAAATTTCGCTGAAACCTGGCACCCCTTCATGTGAGCTTCACACTTGGTGTCtttcaggtgattttttttattccttcctgTGGGATTCCAGTACTGACACGCACACCTAGTCTTACTGTGAAGCTTTCTATCAAGGTTTctgaaatatacatatacagtatagtgtacttgctatttgtatctgtatttgcattAGTTCAgagcacattatctgttcaatctgaataatgtattcctATTTGGTTAGTTCCTTGATGCCTTCATGATTTGCTGTTAGTAATATAATAAGCAACATAATAAATTCCAAAGTTTACAGTCAATCTGTAATGGTAACTGTGGATTCTTCCCTCTTCTGTGTAAAGACAAAGACAatatatttgattaaaaatttcatttaatgtcCTCTAATGGGTTTTAAAATAAGCAATACATAAATTCTCCAGTATTACTTACAACATATTTATGTAACACTTATGCATGTGTTATGTAGGCCCAGTGTAGGTACCcttcaaataaaatgttactgaagAGATAAAGAGTTTTTACACACCAAGTTTTATTtcatggtcacatgaccagcagTCAGGCTTCTTATCAGTATCActgtatgtttctcttttaATCATGACTCATTATCACATCTCACTGTAAGAGTCGGGCGAAAACACTCTAATTTCAAGTCATACATGGATTAAATTgctcagtacagacacacacagacatgcacaagCTGAACCTCAGGCAGAAGGTCAAGGCTAAAGcaggtcaacacacacacacacacacacacacaaattaatttcCAAAGCTTGGGATATTCCCCTGAATGACCTCAAATGAATCCACCCACTCTCCTACCCAGAGCGTTTTCGTCCCATAAAATGGTGAACAAGGACTAAATTG
The genomic region above belongs to Pangasianodon hypophthalmus isolate fPanHyp1 chromosome 21, fPanHyp1.pri, whole genome shotgun sequence and contains:
- the LOC113543165 gene encoding gamma-crystallin M2-like, which codes for MGRVIFYEDRNFMGRSYECSSDCSDIFSYLSRCHSCRVESGCWMVYDRPNFMGNQYFIRRGEYPDYMNMWGWGNNCIRSCRMIPMYRGPYRMRIYERDNFMGQMMELSDDCDSVMDRYHWSSGCHSCHVMDGHWLMYEHPHYRGRMWYFRPGEYRSFRDYGNMNFMSVRRIMDSWY